In a genomic window of Streptomyces koelreuteriae:
- a CDS encoding ATP-binding SpoIIE family protein phosphatase, with protein MNFTRWSARLPGTQRRAAARTEQTASPDRRGDGSVPAARAEHLTDETPSVPAVDELRVREVLDRVPSLVALVHGPDHRIAYVNDAYTTAFGVRPLGERAREVLPELDALGLFPLLDQVQRSGKPRTVKSRKAPDGRSYTFTCTPVAQGDGGSEGRGVLVFATDVTDHAEAAERLRASERRQRETAVTLQRSLLPQELEEPDDLRIAATYHPGGTEAAVGGDWYDVITLGGGRTALVIGDVMGRGVRAAAVMGQLRTAVRAYARLDLPPHEVLQLLDGLAAEIDANQIATCAYAVHDPNEGKLVYASAGHLPILVRDETGTVLRAEEPTGPPLGTGGWMHSSGSIPLSPGSTAVLYTDGLVERRDADLDEGIAALERALAGATGTPQVVCDRLVRSAGVTPDHDDDVAVLVLQHPARTGAEGELFRNAALELLGGVEAAPRARAFASGVLTSWRFPADLHDLGVLATSELVANSLQHGTPPMRLRLRRTDRRLIIEVTDGDDHLPRRRRAEAGDESGRGIAIVATIASNWGSRRTPGGGKAVWCEFALPRTGPS; from the coding sequence GTGAACTTCACGCGCTGGAGCGCCCGGCTCCCCGGAACGCAGCGCCGCGCCGCAGCGCGGACCGAGCAGACGGCCTCCCCGGACCGGCGGGGGGACGGCTCCGTACCCGCCGCCCGCGCCGAACACCTGACCGACGAGACCCCGTCCGTCCCCGCCGTCGACGAACTGCGGGTGCGCGAGGTCCTCGACCGCGTCCCGTCCCTCGTCGCCCTCGTCCACGGCCCCGACCACCGCATCGCCTACGTCAACGACGCCTACACGACGGCGTTCGGCGTACGTCCCCTGGGCGAACGCGCCCGCGAGGTCCTCCCGGAGCTGGACGCCCTCGGCCTGTTCCCCCTCCTGGACCAGGTGCAGCGCAGCGGCAAGCCCCGCACGGTGAAGTCCCGCAAGGCCCCCGACGGCCGCTCCTACACCTTCACCTGCACCCCGGTCGCCCAGGGCGACGGCGGCAGCGAAGGCCGCGGCGTCCTGGTCTTCGCCACCGACGTCACCGACCACGCCGAAGCCGCCGAACGCCTGCGCGCCAGCGAACGTCGCCAGCGCGAAACAGCGGTGACCCTCCAGAGATCCCTGCTCCCCCAGGAACTAGAAGAACCCGACGACCTGCGCATCGCCGCCACCTACCACCCCGGCGGCACCGAGGCCGCGGTTGGCGGCGACTGGTACGACGTCATCACCCTGGGCGGCGGCCGCACGGCCCTCGTCATCGGCGACGTCATGGGCCGCGGCGTCCGCGCGGCCGCGGTCATGGGCCAGCTCCGCACCGCGGTCCGCGCCTACGCCCGCCTCGACCTGCCCCCGCACGAGGTCCTTCAACTCCTCGACGGCCTGGCGGCCGAGATCGACGCCAACCAGATCGCCACCTGCGCGTACGCGGTCCACGACCCGAACGAGGGCAAGCTGGTCTACGCCTCGGCCGGCCACCTCCCCATCCTGGTCCGCGACGAGACCGGCACGGTCCTGCGCGCCGAGGAACCCACCGGCCCCCCGCTCGGCACCGGCGGCTGGATGCACTCCTCCGGCTCGATCCCCCTCAGCCCCGGCTCCACGGCCGTCCTCTACACGGACGGCCTGGTCGAGCGCCGGGACGCAGACCTCGACGAAGGCATCGCCGCCCTGGAACGCGCCCTGGCCGGCGCCACCGGCACACCCCAGGTCGTCTGCGACCGCCTGGTCCGCTCGGCCGGCGTCACACCCGACCACGACGACGACGTGGCCGTCCTGGTCCTCCAGCACCCCGCCCGCACAGGCGCGGAGGGCGAGCTCTTCCGCAACGCCGCCCTGGAACTCCTCGGCGGAGTGGAAGCGGCCCCCCGCGCGCGTGCCTTCGCCTCCGGCGTCCTGACCAGCTGGCGCTTCCCCGCCGACCTGCACGACCTGGGCGTCCTGGCCACCAGCGAACTGGTCGCCAACTCCCTCCAGCACGGCACCCCGCCGATGCGCCTGCGCCTGCGCCGCACCGACCGCCGCCTGATCATCGAGGTCACCGACGGCGACGACCACCTCCCCCGGCGCCGCCGCGCCGAAGCGGGCGACGAGTCGGGCCGAGGCATCGCCATCGTCGCCACGATCGCCTCTAACTGGGGTAGCAGACGCACCCCGGGCGGCGGCAAGGCGGTGTGGTGCGAATTCGCCCTGCCGCGCACCGGCCCGTCATGA
- a CDS encoding TetR/AcrR family transcriptional regulator, translating to MHVQDSHWSSASALAGGATLSAAVGGGRGDGPRTTPLRVDAQRNLEHVLRAAREVFGELGYGAPMEDVARRARVGVGTVYRRFPSKDVLVRRIAEEETSRLTDQARAALGQEDEPWSALSRFLRTSVASGAGRLLPPQVLRVSVEEDRAGQARVPQQRTQPGTTELRLVPEEPVAVAAVPAVAAEDDAGAAALLEVVGQLVERARAAGELRPDVSVSDVLLVIATAAPSLPDAAQQAAASARLLDILLEGLRSRP from the coding sequence ATGCATGTTCAGGATTCTCATTGGTCGTCCGCATCCGCACTGGCGGGTGGCGCGACGTTGAGCGCGGCGGTGGGCGGCGGACGCGGTGACGGTCCGCGCACGACACCGCTGCGCGTGGACGCACAGCGCAATCTGGAGCACGTGCTGCGTGCCGCGCGCGAGGTCTTCGGCGAGCTGGGGTACGGCGCGCCGATGGAGGACGTGGCGCGGCGCGCGCGCGTCGGTGTGGGCACGGTGTACCGGCGGTTCCCGAGCAAGGACGTCCTGGTGCGGCGGATAGCCGAGGAGGAGACCTCCCGGCTGACCGACCAGGCGCGTGCGGCGCTCGGGCAGGAGGACGAGCCGTGGTCGGCTCTGTCGCGCTTCCTGCGGACGTCGGTGGCCTCCGGTGCCGGGCGGCTGCTGCCGCCGCAGGTGCTGCGGGTCTCGGTCGAGGAGGACCGTGCCGGTCAGGCGCGGGTGCCGCAGCAGCGGACGCAGCCGGGCACGACGGAGCTGAGGCTGGTTCCGGAGGAGCCGGTGGCGGTCGCCGCGGTACCGGCGGTCGCCGCGGAGGACGACGCCGGGGCGGCGGCGCTGCTCGAGGTCGTGGGCCAGCTCGTGGAGCGGGCGCGTGCGGCGGGTGAGCTGCGGCCGGATGTGTCGGTGTCGGACGTGCTGCTGGTGATCGCTACGGCCGCGCCCTCGCTGCCGGACGCGGCACAGCAGGCGGCCGCCTCGGCCCGGCTGCTGGACATCCTGCTGGAGGGGCTGCGCTCGCGGCCGTGA
- a CDS encoding NAD(P)/FAD-dependent oxidoreductase, with translation MVKERARILVVGGGYVGMYTALRLQRRLKRELDRGEVEITVVTPDPYMTYQPFLPEAAAGAISPRHVVVPLRRVLDRCRVVIGEATAVDHAKRTATISTLATEEEGTGGQRLAYDELVLAPGSVSRTLPVPGLADHGIGFKTVEEAIGLRNHVIEQMDIASSTRDPAIRDAALTFVFVGGGFAGVEALGELQDMARYAARYYHNIRPEDMKWILVEASDRILPEVGEEMGRYTVTELRRRNIDVRLRTRLDSCADRVAALSDGARFPTRTVVWTAGVKPHPVLAATDLPRNDRGRLICTPELTIEGTTHAWAAGDAAAVPDVTAGAPGITCAPNAQHAVRQARVLGDNIVRSLRGEPLTTYTHKYVGSVASLGLHQGVAHVYGRKLKGYPAWFMHRAYHLSRVPTFNRKARVLAEWMLSGLFKREIVSLGSLEHPRAEFELAAGGKPSQDPPHNPKGSS, from the coding sequence ATGGTGAAGGAACGTGCGCGCATTCTCGTTGTCGGTGGTGGCTACGTCGGGATGTACACGGCCCTGCGCCTGCAGCGCAGACTGAAACGGGAACTGGACCGGGGCGAGGTCGAGATCACGGTCGTCACCCCCGACCCGTACATGACGTACCAGCCCTTCCTCCCCGAGGCCGCAGCCGGCGCCATCTCGCCCCGCCACGTCGTCGTACCGCTGCGCCGCGTCCTCGACCGGTGCCGCGTCGTCATCGGCGAGGCGACCGCCGTCGATCACGCGAAACGCACCGCCACCATCAGCACCCTCGCCACCGAGGAGGAGGGCACGGGCGGACAGCGGCTGGCCTACGACGAACTCGTCCTCGCCCCCGGCTCCGTCTCGCGCACCCTGCCGGTCCCCGGCCTCGCCGACCACGGCATCGGCTTCAAGACCGTCGAGGAGGCCATCGGCCTGCGCAACCACGTCATCGAACAGATGGACATCGCCTCCTCCACCCGCGACCCCGCGATCCGCGACGCGGCCCTCACCTTCGTCTTCGTCGGCGGCGGCTTCGCCGGTGTGGAGGCACTCGGCGAACTGCAGGACATGGCCCGCTACGCCGCGCGTTACTACCACAACATCCGGCCCGAGGACATGAAGTGGATCCTCGTCGAGGCCTCGGACCGCATCCTGCCCGAGGTCGGCGAGGAGATGGGCCGCTACACCGTCACCGAGCTGCGCCGCCGCAACATCGACGTACGCCTGCGGACCCGCCTGGACTCCTGCGCGGACCGGGTGGCGGCCCTCAGCGACGGCGCCCGCTTCCCCACCCGCACGGTCGTCTGGACGGCCGGCGTGAAACCCCACCCGGTCCTCGCCGCCACCGACCTGCCCCGCAACGACCGCGGACGGCTCATCTGCACCCCTGAGCTGACGATCGAGGGCACCACGCACGCGTGGGCGGCCGGAGACGCCGCGGCCGTCCCCGACGTCACAGCCGGCGCACCCGGCATCACCTGCGCCCCCAACGCCCAGCACGCCGTCCGCCAGGCCCGGGTCCTCGGCGACAACATCGTGCGCTCCCTGCGCGGCGAACCCCTCACCACCTACACCCACAAGTACGTCGGCTCGGTCGCCTCCCTGGGCCTGCACCAGGGCGTCGCCCACGTCTACGGACGCAAGCTCAAGGGCTACCCCGCCTGGTTCATGCACCGCGCCTACCACCTCAGCCGCGTCCCCACCTTCAACCGCAAGGCGCGCGTGCTGGCCGAGTGGATGCTGTCCGGCCTGTTCAAACGGGAGATCGTCTCGCTGGGTTCACTCGAACACCCCCGGGCGGAGTTCGAACTCGCGGCCGGTGGAAAGCCTTCTCAAGACCCCCCGCACAACCCGAAGGGGTCGTCCTGA